In the genome of Natronomonas salina, the window CAGGGGTGGTTTCACTCGTCGATCGCATCCAGGCCCGGCTGCCGGTGAGTTACATGGGGATCAGTCGAACGGGCTGGAGGAGGTGGCTGATCGATGTGCCGCCAACCAGGGATGACGTCTCTCACTAGACTATCGAGGCTGGCTCTCCACCATCGACAACTCGATGCGCGAGCCCGATGGTTAGACTCCACTAAGCGGGTGTGTTTGGGTGGTACGGAGCAGTTGGTTTTGTATCGCCCCTCACGGGTGCGGGGCGCGCAGTCGCGCCCAGCGTGATACGTATGGATGAGCTCGATCCGCACGACGACACGAGCGCCGACTACGAACAACTCGAGACCGAACTGCTCGCGCAAGATCAGGACGCCGCTCGCGCTAAGACTGTTGATATCGCCGACGAGGCGGCCAACAACATGGTCAGTGATCTGCTGGACGCGGGCGTCGTCACACCCGTTCCTGAGGCCCGGGTCCTCGTTCACGAACCAAGTGGCACTGCGTTCGACTCGACAATCCAGCTCGCCATGTTCCATCAGGGCTGGACGGCCGCTCGTGAGGCCGACGCGCAAGGTGAGTAATGCAGCAGACGCTCACTGGCTGTGCCTTCTGCAATGCCCAGCCCGGGACCGAGATTGGTGAGGCGCATACCTGGGGAAAGGACGAGCGGGTCACCTACCCGATTTGTATCGACTGTGCCATTCAGAAGCGACCCGTCTCCGAGGAATGCGACCGGCATGCCTGCGATGGTTGTGGACTCGTCGTCGACGCACTCGCTGCCCTCACGCGGTTCCGCGTCGAGCTCGGCCACCTCGAGGGACCACTCTACCTTTGCGCCAACTGTAGTCCCGGTGGGCCTGCCACCTACTGGACGCGAGACCTCGAAGGGCATGTCGTCGGTAAGGTGTCGGAGTGAGAATGCATCGCATTTGACCGACGTCTTCTACCGACAAATCCCGCTTGTTACGAAACAAATGGACCAAACAGCTATGTTCCAACGGTCCCAACATCAGGCTATGTCGGGCGGCACCATCGATATCGAGGAATTCGAGGACGCCGACGTCGACGAATTCGACGAGCGGAACGACACCGAGCGGGTCGTTACGTTCCTCGACGAGCACGACGACCGTGCATGGAAGGCGGCGACGATCGCCGACCAGCTCGGACTGGATTCCGACGCCGTCAATGCGATCCTCTCGCGGCTGAAAGCGCGGGGTCTCGTGCGACACAAGCGCCCGTACTGGGCAATCACGGACGACGAGGAACGGCTCCGGGCTGCCTACCGGCTGCACCGGCAGTACGATGCTGCCGACGAGGAGTACGGTGAGGAGCGGCTCGAAGCGGTACAGACTGACGGCATGGAGCCCGTGGAGTGACCGAGTTCGAAGACTTGGAACGTAGTGATATCGTCTGGGCGACCGATCCGCTCTCGGAGAAGGGACGGCCGTTGCTCATCTTGGGGACACCGGAGTTCCCCCACCATGGCGTGCAACTCATCACGGTCCTGCTCTCGACGAAAACCTACCATGAAGAGTCACTCACGCTTCGCGACGACGACTACGACGGCGAGCCACTTGGGGAACGAAGCCACGTCCTTCCCTGGTCTCTCGTGACCCTCACCAGTGCGGCAGACGTGGAATATCGATTGACTGCACTCGTCGACGACCGTATGGTGGACGTTGCAAGAGAGACGATCGACTATATCTCCTCGTAGATCCGGAGCCCCCGGATCGTGAATGTGCTATCTGTGAAGATTTCGATCGCTAGCGTTTCCCCTTCTGACGGACGTCGATAGTAGGTTTTTCTCGCCCCTTACGGGTGGGGGCGTTCCGATCTGTCCAGAACTCCATTCCCCAAGTCGGTGATTCCAATGGCTACGAGTAGCGACGCGTCGGCCTCGTTCGAGGAGGCCGACACACGGTCCGAGGAGATGCACAGTACGATCGAAGCGTGGGTCGACGACCTCGTCGACGCCGTCGACGACGCCCAGAGCAGTGAAGCCTTCCAGGAGTGGCTCGACGTGCAGAGTCGGTTCCACGACTACTCCTACAGGAACACGCTGCTGATCAAACAGCAGTGTCCGGAGGCGACGAAAGTCGCCGGCTATCGGACCTGGCAGGAGGAGTTCGATCGCCACGTCAAGGAGGGCGAGTCGGCGATCTGGATCTGGGCGCCGATCATCGCCAAGCGCTGTCCCGAATGCGAGAACTCGCAGAGCTACCACGAGGAGAGCGACTGTGCGTACGACGAGACGCCGCCGGAGGAGTGGTCGAAAGGGCTCGTCGGGTTCAATCCAGCCCCCGTGTTCGATGTCTCTCAGACTGACGGCGAGCCGCTACCTGAACTGGATACCGCAGCTACTGGTGAGGCGGGCGACCTCGTCTCCTGGCTCACTGAAGCGGCTGAGGAACTCGGTGTGGCCGTTCGGATCGTCTCCGAAGAGGAATGGCCACATGGAGACGCGAAGGGCGTCTGCAAGCCGTTACGGGGGAGTGAAGGTGACGCCTTGGTCGAAGTCAAGGACCGGGCGAATCAAGCGGATCTCGCCGGAACGCTCATCCACGAGTACGCCCATGCATTACTGCATACCGGTACCGAGGATGAAGCCGAACGGGCGAAGCGAGAAGTCGAAGCCGAAGCGGTCGCGTACGTCGTAGGTCGGTACTTTGATCTGGATATGAGCGGGTCTGCGTTCTACCTCGCTGCCTGGGAGTCCGATGACCCTGAAGCTGTTCGTGAACGGCTCGGCCGGATTAGTCGAACGGCCCAGGACGTCATTGATTGTCTGATAGATTGATTGGGGTGAGATAGCATGATATGGCAAACTCACGCTCTGGTGAGGGTCGTGGAACAGGCTTCGGGTAATCCTCCCAATCTGGTGTAAACTACTGAGTTATCCTTCTCCAGATTTAGGAGCATTTGAGGGAACATCGGCCACACTCTACTTGTGAGGTAGCTTGAAGGGAGAGAACATGGATTACATTAGCTATGAGTGACACTCTCCCGGGATTCGATCAGGAAGAGTTAGAAAATTTTGTCGAGCAGTATATGCAGCTCGATCGGCGGGTTCAACGGCCACAAAACATCTACTCGATACTCCCTGGATCGAGAGAACGGAAATACCAGTACACGCTCAAATACTTCCTGGATCCTGGGAGACCTCATGGCTTGGGGTATACACTCCTGGAATCACTGCTCGAATGTGTTGGTCTTCACGAATTCAACCTTGCCGGACAGCACGTCGAGATCGATGACGAAGTCAGAATAGCGGACACCGGATCAGATGGAATTATTGACCTGATCATCTGCGGTGGGAGTGCCTTAGCTGACCATCCTCGCTGGGGAGTCTTTCTGGAGTTAAAAGTCGGTGCACCAGAGGGAACGGACCAAACCACGACGTACGCTCAAGCTGAAACATGGGATAGCAATTGGTTTGATCTGGACACACTAGCTGTCGACCGCCTAGATACGACGAAGTACCTCTATGTGAAACGGGCGGTGGCAGATGACCCTGATGACAAGACTGGGACGTTCGAGTCTGTCAACTGGTCGGAGATCGTGGAGAGTTTCGAGCGCAATACTCGGGAGTCGCTTTTCGAGTATCCCAACCGCAGCGTTATTCAGTTCACAGACTTCATACAGGCACTGAAGGAGACCGAGAACATGGACTCGGGTATTGATGAAGATGAGTTGAACGAACGCCTCAACCTGTACTTTGAACATAACGAGCTCATCCAGCAGGTCGAGAAAGCAAACAGCCAGTTCGAGAGTGACTTCGAAGATCTAAGCAAGTACTTGGTGGATAACTGGGAGAGCAAGATCATCGATAAGTACGATTTCGAGGAATCAGCGTGGAAAACATCGTTATCTAGCAACCCGAAGTGGCAGGGCATTCTTCCCGAGTACTGGGAGCAAGATCCGCTGAATAGACGGAGTACCATCAAACTGTACTTCCGTCATTCGCCAACGACCGATCACCTCCGGAATCAACGTCTCAGTTTCAGGCTTCGCCTGCCGCCACAGCGGAATGTGCATACAGAGGAACTCCACGATGGAGAATCGTTCAACGATGTTTTTGCTCGAAACTGCACCACCGAGTATGAAGAGAAAATAGATGCCGCCCTTGAATCATTAGATATCGATGCTTCTGGATTGGGTAGTGCATCTGCACTCGTTGAGAAAACCTACCAACTCGACCCACACAATTTAGCTGACTCGTACTTTGAGCAACTTGATAACGCAGTATCCGAGTTCTGCAGTGAGCAATGTGAGCTCACAAAAGTCATGAATGAGGTTTTTGAAGATACGTATCAGGAAGTGTTCAAAGAGGAGCCAGCGGGTGAGTTCCTAGGCTGTCTCTCCAAACGTGAATAAGGCCATCTCACACCCATCTTGACGCCGGGACGTAAACGCCTGTGATCGCGCATCGATCGGTGTTCTAATCCTATCCGGCAATCTCTCGAGCTCTTGCTGTTCGTTTGGCAGGTTTCACCCCTGTCAACGGTTCATTTCGTACCAAGATTCTTGTCGATTGGTCATGGCTGTTCACGTACGGGATGCCAACACTTAGCGAGCGGAAAGACAAATCGACCACCGTCCACCCGCGGCAGACGGATTATTACATCACCGCGAAGCCCCCTGAAGTCGGTTTTATCACCTATCAAATCGACCAGCGAGCGCTCGAGTATCTCACTGAAACGTGCAGTTACAGCGACGGTGATCGTCTCCCCTGGGCGATTGTTCATCCGCTTCGCCAGATACGCGACCTCTATACACTCGACGAAGGGCATCCACGCAGTGCAGACCCAGAGGAAGTGGAGAAAGAGATCTCAGTCCAATCGGTTGAATCAGTCGAGATAGAGACACTGATTCAATATCTCTCAACCCACCCGGACGTCGTCGGCGATGTTGGTACTTTCAGAACCCGTCTCGAGCAGCAAGACGGTTCCTATGCGACAGAATTACGACGCGATGGATATACGCCCGTTGAAACGCCTGGATTCGAATCGAGTGGCAACGACACCTTAGATAGAATTGCTCAGCAGTACTTCGGTGAAGGCACTACTGGATACATCACGTGGAACGGCGACCGCATCTACGAGTATATCGAGGTTACTGACCGGGACGGAGAGACGCATCAATTCCCGAAAATCGATGGCCGTCTTCGGGAAGGCGAACTGTATCGACTGAGCCATGATCTCTACGAGCGGTGGGGGTCGGAAATCGGTGTCTCCGAGGTAAACTTTCGACGATACGAACCCGACGACGACGGGTTCCCGAACCGTTGGATAGGACAGCGTGTTGGCTCACCCGAACCGAGTCTGAAACAAGCGGAGTCCCCACGGGCGTTCTACTATCGGACTATCGCGGGACGCAGTCATCATGCACCAGGCATAGAAGCCGAGGAGGCATTCGAAGCGGCTTGCGACTACTCTCTCGAGGTCTACAAGGCAAACTTCCCAACCGCCGTCAATCCCAACGATTTCGAAATCGAGTACGTGACAGTCGAGAAAGCAACCGAGCCGTGGCATGATTTTCAGGTTCCTCCTGGGTGGGCGAATGAATATGCGGATAATGGTGGTCTCCCGCCACTGAAGCGGGACGAGGCCGCATCCCTATCGACTCGCCAGCAAGCGGTTGTGAACCGCCACAGCCCGGGTGGAGACGGATACCAGTGGTTCGCCTCGCGGGCGGAGGCCATCGACCGCA includes:
- a CDS encoding PD-(D/E)XK nuclease family protein; its protein translation is MSDTLPGFDQEELENFVEQYMQLDRRVQRPQNIYSILPGSRERKYQYTLKYFLDPGRPHGLGYTLLESLLECVGLHEFNLAGQHVEIDDEVRIADTGSDGIIDLIICGGSALADHPRWGVFLELKVGAPEGTDQTTTYAQAETWDSNWFDLDTLAVDRLDTTKYLYVKRAVADDPDDKTGTFESVNWSEIVESFERNTRESLFEYPNRSVIQFTDFIQALKETENMDSGIDEDELNERLNLYFEHNELIQQVEKANSQFESDFEDLSKYLVDNWESKIIDKYDFEESAWKTSLSSNPKWQGILPEYWEQDPLNRRSTIKLYFRHSPTTDHLRNQRLSFRLRLPPQRNVHTEELHDGESFNDVFARNCTTEYEEKIDAALESLDIDASGLGSASALVEKTYQLDPHNLADSYFEQLDNAVSEFCSEQCELTKVMNEVFEDTYQEVFKEEPAGEFLGCLSKRE
- a CDS encoding DUF7558 family protein; its protein translation is MQQTLTGCAFCNAQPGTEIGEAHTWGKDERVTYPICIDCAIQKRPVSEECDRHACDGCGLVVDALAALTRFRVELGHLEGPLYLCANCSPGGPATYWTRDLEGHVVGKVSE
- a CDS encoding MarR family transcriptional regulator — its product is MSGGTIDIEEFEDADVDEFDERNDTERVVTFLDEHDDRAWKAATIADQLGLDSDAVNAILSRLKARGLVRHKRPYWAITDDEERLRAAYRLHRQYDAADEEYGEERLEAVQTDGMEPVE
- a CDS encoding PemK-like protein; the encoded protein is MTEFEDLERSDIVWATDPLSEKGRPLLILGTPEFPHHGVQLITVLLSTKTYHEESLTLRDDDYDGEPLGERSHVLPWSLVTLTSAADVEYRLTALVDDRMVDVARETIDYISS
- a CDS encoding ImmA/IrrE family metallo-endopeptidase, coding for MATSSDASASFEEADTRSEEMHSTIEAWVDDLVDAVDDAQSSEAFQEWLDVQSRFHDYSYRNTLLIKQQCPEATKVAGYRTWQEEFDRHVKEGESAIWIWAPIIAKRCPECENSQSYHEESDCAYDETPPEEWSKGLVGFNPAPVFDVSQTDGEPLPELDTAATGEAGDLVSWLTEAAEELGVAVRIVSEEEWPHGDAKGVCKPLRGSEGDALVEVKDRANQADLAGTLIHEYAHALLHTGTEDEAERAKREVEAEAVAYVVGRYFDLDMSGSAFYLAAWESDDPEAVRERLGRISRTAQDVIDCLID